The Klebsiella quasivariicola region CACCCAACTGATCAGCGTCACCGGCATCGGCCAGTATGAACTGCTGGGCGAGTCGATTGACGATGCGGCGGGCGAAGCCTTTGATAAAACCGCGAAACTGCTGGGGCTGGATTATCCCGGCGGGCCGATGTTATCGAAAATGGCCGCTCAGGGCACCGAAGGCCGCTTCGTCTTCCCGCGGCCGATGACCGACCGGCCGGGGCTCGATTTCAGCTTCTCCGGCCTGAAAACTTTCGCCGCCAACACCATTCGTAATAATGGCGACGATGAGCAAACCCGCGCCGACATCGCCCGGGCGTTTGAGGATGCGGTCGTCGATACGCTGATGATTAAATGTCGCCGCGCGCTGGAGCAAACTGGCTTTAAGCGTCTGGTGATGGCGGGAGGCGTGAGCGCCAACCGTACCCTGCGGGCGAAGCTGGCGGAGATGATGCAAAAACGCGGCGGCGAGGTGTTCTACGCCCGCCCTGAGTTCTGTACTGACAACGGCGCGATGATCGCCTACGCCGGCATGGTGCGTCTGCAAACCGGCGCCAAAGCCGAGCTCGGCGTGACGGTTCGCCCGCGCTGGCCGCTGGCCGAGCTGCCTGCCGCCTGACGCGTCCTGAAACAGGCCGACGCTACGTCGGCCTGCCTTCCTGACTACTCCATACTTTTACACAGCGAGCAGATGGCTCCCTGATGCTTGTGCGAGTGCATCACATCCGGGCGCTCGTACTCTTCCTCACAGCTAACGCATTGATACACGGTGGTAGAGGCGTTCCCCGCCGCGTCATAGCGCGGTTCGGCGATGCCGTCATCCACTTGCTTAATATAGTAGCGTCCGCGGGTGAGGATCCCCATCAGCGGGGTCATGACAAAGGCGACGACCAGCGCAATCAGCGGCGAGAACGGCGCCAGCGTCGTTCCCAGCAGGCCGAAGAAGGCGCAGATCGACAGCCCGGCGGCAAGGCCAAAGGAGACCACGCCCACCGGGTTAACGTTGTAGATCATGCCGCGACGATACTCCGGCTGCGCCGGCGCCAGCTTGAGCAGGCCTTTATTAAAGGTGATGTCGGTCGCCACCACCACGACCCAGGCGATAGCGAAGTTGGAGTAAAAACCGAGGATCCACGACAGAGCGCTGAACATATCGCCTTCCATCAGCGCCAGAGCAATCGCCAGGTTGACCACCACAAAAATAATCCGTCCCGGATAGCGTTTGGTGGTGCGGGTCCAGGCGCTGGTCCACGCCAGCGAGCCGGAGTAGGCATTGGTGACGTTAATTTTGATCTGCGAGATCACCACCAGCACCACCGCCAGCGTCAGAGCCAGCCAGCCGGGCACCAGGTTATCGAAGACGCTGACGAACTGCTGCACCGGTTCGGTATTGTGCACCGCCGGGAAACGGGTCAACAGATAGAAGCCGAGGAAGGCGCCGATGATCTGTTTGATCGCGCCTAACACCACCCAGCCCGGGCCGGCGGAAAAGACCGCCAGCCACCAGCTTTTACGGTTCTCTGCAGTCTTAGGCGGCATAAAGCGCAGGTAATCAATTTGCTCGCCAATCTGCATGATCAGCGACAGGCATACCCCGGCGCCGAGCATGATGGCGGTGATATCCACCGTCGACGCGTTGTTTTTACCGGCGAAATGCAGGAAGCCGTCCACCAGCTGCGGATCTTTGACAATCAGCCACGCCACCGGCACCACCATCAGCACCAGCCACAGTGGCGTGGTCCACACCTGCAGGCGGGTCAGGGCTTTCATGCCATAGACCACCAGCGGGAGCACCATCAGGGTGGCGATCAGATATCCCATCCACAGCGGGATCCCGAGGCCCACCAGCAGCCCCTGGGCCATGATCGAGCCTTCGAGGGCGAAGAAGATAAAGGTGAAGCCGGCAAAAATAATGCTGGTGATCACCGAGCCGAAATAGCCGAAGCCGGCGCTGCGGGTGATCAGGTCAAGGTCAATGTTGTAGCGCGCGGCGGTGATCGCCAGCGGAATACCGGTGAGGAAGATCACCAGCGCCGCCACCAGGATCGAATAGATGGCGTTGCTGGTGCCCCACGCCATACCGATGCTGGCGCCGATGGAAAAGTCGGCCAGATAGGCGATGCCGCCCAGCGCGGTGACCGCGACGACGCCCGGTCCCCAGCGGCGAAAGCTCAGCGGGGCGTAACGTAAGGTGTAATCTTCTAAGGTTTCCCGGGAGCCGGAAGTCCGCGTCGTCGCGGGTAATTCAGGGTTGAGATCCAGTGATGACATAGTCATTCCTTAATGGTTAGGCATGACTTGAATTAGCAAACCTTATGCCATATTGCAGGGCAGGCGTGGCGCGGAGGTGGGGGCAGGGTGATATAGAGAGAGAGCAGAGGCTGCACCATCCGGACGCGCCTGCGCCCGGCTGGTGCAACAGGCCTATTTGCCGAGCATGCCTTTGTCTTCGAGGAAGGCGATAATGGTGCTCAGGCCGTCGCCCTGCTTCAGGTTGGTGAAGGTCCATGGGCGATCGCCGCGCATACGCTGGGTATCGCTCGCCATCACCTCCAGCGACGCGCCCACATAGGGGGCAAGGTCGGTTTTATTGATCACCAGAAAATCGGATTTGGTGATCCCCGGCCCGCCTTTGCGCGGGATCTTCTCCCCTTCGGCCACGTCAATGACGTAGATGGTCAGATCCGCCAGCTCCGGGCTGAAGGTGGCGCTCAGGTTGTCGCCGCCGCTTTCCACGAAGATAAGGTCGAGGTTACCGAATTTTTCACTCAGCGCTTCTACGGCGGCGAGGTTCATCGAGGCATCTTCGCGGATCGCCGTATGCGGGCAGCCGCCGGTTTCCACACCGACAATGCGTTCAGGCGCCAGCGCGCCCGCTTCGGTAAGGATGCGCTGATCTTCTTTGGTGTAGATGTCGTTAGTGACCACCGCCAGCTGCCAGGTATCACGCATCGCTTTGCACAGCGCTTCCAGCAAAGCGGTTTTACCGGAGCCGACCGGGCCGCCGACGCCGACGCGCAGCGGGTGTTTATAAGAGTTCATGGCTTCTCCTAGGAACGGAATAATCGGGAGTATTGGGTTTCATGCCGGGCAGAGGCGATAGCGGCGAGCGGGGTGGCCGATCCGATATCGCCGTCCGGTGCGGCCAGCGCGCGGGGCATCTGGGCCGCGTAGTGATCACAAAGACGTAAAATCAGCTGCTGGGCGGCCTGCTGGCCGAAGGGCACCAGCTTGACGCCGGCCATTACGGCGCTCTCAATCCAGCTGTAGCCCAGGCTGAGGGCCATCTCGGGCAGCGCGATGCGCCAGCGCACGCCGAGCCAGGCCATCCCGGCGAGCTGGCTTTGCTGGCACAGCGTGCGCCACGCCGGCGGGCAGTCCGGCTGCCAGTCGCTCAGCAGACGGGCAAACGCCGCACCGCGGTTGCGCTCCTCCTCCCGCAGTTCACGGGTCTCCCGGCAGGCCAGCAGATAGGCGGTCCAGCGCTGAGCCGCGGCGATATCGCCTTGTTCGCAGGCGCGGTACAGGCGGACAAACAGCGGCAGGTCAACGGTAAAAAAGCCTTCCGTCATCTGCCGCCGCTGCCAGCGCTCGAAGGCCGCGACGTCCGGCACCCAGCCGGCTTCCACGGCCCACTCCAGCCCCTGGGACCAGCTGTAACCGCCTACCGGCAGGTTGCTGCTGGCCAGCTGCATCAGCCGCAGGCGTTGTTCCGCTGTCGACATGCTAGTGGCTGTGAGCGTGGTGGTCATGATGAGCATGATGATGACCGTGGCTTTCGCTGGCGTAAGCGCCGGCTTCCGGCTCGAACGGCAGCTGGCCAAAAGTCACCGTCAGGCCGAACTGGCGCAGCATATCGTCCAGTACGTGATCGTGATGGTAGCGCAGCTCGCCCGGCATGATCTGCAGCGGCACGTGACGGTTGCCGAGGTGGTAGCAGGCCTTCGCCAGCATAAACGGATCGTCGCAGCGCACTACCGACACCCCTTCATCAGCGGCAATCACCTGCACAAACTCGGTGCCTTCTTCGTTGCTGAGCACATCGCCGCCGCGCAGCAGCAGGCCGCGGGGCAGCAGCAGGCCGGCTTCCCGGCCATCGTTGAGGGTGACCTTAACCCGGCTTTTGACGCGAACATCAATCGGCAGCGTAACGCTGGCGGTCGCGGCGCTGGGGATCTCCAGACGTTGAGTTAAATAAAGCATCCGCTCTCCTTAAAACAGAAAATATCGTTGCGCCATCGGCAGAACGTCTGCCGGCTCGCTGGTGATAAGTTCGCCATCCACCCGTACCTCATAGGTCTGGGCGTCGACGGTGATGTTAGGCTGCAGACTGTTGTGCACCATGTCGGCTTTCTGCACCGTACGGCAGCCTTTCACCACGGCGATCGCGCTGCGCAGGTTCAGCCGCCCGGCAACGCCATTGGCTGCCGCCGCCTGCGACAGGAAGGTGAGGCGGCAGTGATGGCGGGCGCTGCCCAGCGCGCCAAACATCGGGCGGTAGTGCACCGGCTGCGGGGTCGGAATAGAGGCATTGATATCGCCCATCGGCGCGATGGCGATCATGCCGCCTTTGATCACGGTGGCCGGTTTCACGCCGAAGAAGGCTGGTGACCAGACCACGAGGTCAGCCAGCTTACCCACCTCAATGGATCCGACTTCGTGTGCGATGCCGTGGGTCAGCGCCGGGTTGATGGTGTATTTGGCGATGTAGCGCTTCACGCGGAAGTTGTCGTTATCCCCGGTCTCCTCCGCCAGCGCGCCGCGCTGCACCTTCATGCGATGCGCCACCTGCCAGGTGCGGAGAATCACTTCCCCGACGCGGCCCATGGCCTGCGAATCGGATGAGGTGAGCGAGAAGGCGCCGAGATCGTGCAGCACGTCTTCCGCGGCGATGGTTTCCCGGCGAATACGCGATTCGGCAAAGGCCACGTCCTCGGCAATGTCCGGGTCCAGATGGTGGCAGACCATCAGCATATCGAGATGTTCATCGATGGTGTTGAGGGTGTAGGGCAGCGTTGGGTTGGTGGACGACGGCAAAATGTTCGGATGGGCGCAGGCGGTGATGATGTCCGGCGCATGGCCGCCGCCGGCCCCTTCGGTATGAAAGGTGTGAATAGTGCGCCCGCCGATGGCGGCGAGGGTATCTTCCACAAAACCGGACTCATTGAGGGTGTCGCTGTGCAGGGCGACCTGAATGTCCATTTCATCGGCGACGGTTAACGCACAGTCGATCGCCGCCGGGGTGGCGCCCCAGTCCTCATGAATTTTCAGGCCAATGACGCCCGCCGCTACCTGCTCGCGCAGGGCATCCGGCTGAGAAACGTTGCCCTTGCCCAGCAGGCCGATATTGACCGGCAGGCTGTCGGCCGCCTGCAGCATGCGTGAGATATACCACGGGCCCGGGGTACAGGTGGTGGCGTGGGTGCCCGCGGCCGGGCCGGTGCCGCCGCCGACCATGGTGGTCACGCCGGAGACCAGCGCCTCTTCCGCCTGCTGCGGACAGATCCAGTGAATATGGGTATCGATCCCGCCGGCGGTGACGATCTTGCCTTCGGCGGCAATCACTTCCGTCGCGGCGCCGATGGGGATGGTGACGTTGGGCTGGATATCGGGATTGCCGGCTTTGCCGATGGCGAAGATCCGGCCGTCCTTCACGCCGATATCGGCCTTGACGATCCCCCAGTGATCGACGATCAGCGCGTTGGTGAGCACCAGATCGACACAGTCGTCGGCCAGCATCTGTCCCTGACCCATCCCGTCGCGGATCACTTTGCCGCCGCCGAATTTGACCTCTTCCCCGTAGGTGGTCAAATCATCTTCCACTTCGATCCACAGCTCGGTATCCGCCAGGCGCACCTTGTCGCCGACGGTGGGGCCGAACATGTCGGCATAGGCCTGGCGTGAAATATTACTCATCGTTTGCCTCCAGAGGGCCCATGACCTCGCCGCGGAAGCCGAAGACGGCGCGGTGACCGGCGAAGGCCACCAGCTCGACCTCGCGTTTCTGGCCGGGTTCAAAACGTACCGCCGTGCCGGCCGGGATATTCAGGCGATAGCCAGTGGCCTGCTGACGGTCGAACTTCAGCGCCGGGTTGACCTCGGCGAAATGGTAGTGCGAACCGACCTGAATCGGCCGATCGCCGTGGTTTTCAACGACCACGCGACAGGTCGCCCGGCCGGTATTCAGGGCTATCTGACCGGGCTTAACGTGATATTCACCGGGGATCATGGCGCTACCTCAGATAATCGGGTTGTGAACGGTGACCAGCTTCGAGCCGTCCGGAAAGGTGGCTTCGACCTGGATATCCGGGATCATTTCCGGGACGCCCTCCATCACCTGCTCGCGGGTCAGGACGTGACGGCCTTCCTCCATCAGTGAGGCTACGCTTTTGCCGTCGCGGGCGCCTTCCATAATAAAGGCGCTGATCAGGGCCACGGACTCCGGATAGTTGAGCTTCAGGCCGCGAGCCAGGCGGCGTTCCGCCACCAGCGCGGCGGTAAACAACAACAGCTTGTCTTTTTCTCGGGGGGTCAGTTCCATAACGTTCTCTTAAGTCAGCCAGATTCGGGGAAGGACGGGGGATTTGCCGGTGAGATGAGGGCGCAGAAACTGCCAGATGTCGCGCATCACCTGCTGGCAAATCAGATTATCGTCACTGAGGAAACGTACCGTCAGCAGGCGGTCGGTCAGGGTGGCGCCGGCGTAGAGACCGAGCGGCGCCAGCGCGTCGCGCACCCCGTCGAGCAGGGTGTCGGTAGCCGGATAGCACAGCAAAGTGCCGACCCAGGGGCGTTCGGCAACGCTGGACAGCTCTCCCTCCTGCAGGTGCAGGCGTTCGACCAGCAGCGGTATCTCATCCACCCACACTTCCAGCCGGTTGCTGAGGGTGCCATGGCTGAAGGTTTCGCCAATCACCGGGCGGCCAAGGCAGAGCAGGTCCCAGGCCAGCAGCGTGCTGGAGGCGCACAGATGAAAGGTGGTGGACAGCCGGGCATTGGCCCCGGGAAAAAAGATGGCATCCTGCGGGAGCCACTCCAGGGTCGCCTGCGGGGCAATGGTCAACTGCTGGCGCATCAGCGCTTGCGCGCCGCTGCTGCGGTAAAACTTGCTGGCGCCAGGCATGGTTATCAGCGTATGGCAGCCGGGGTCAAGATGGGCGCTAATCGTCAGCTCATCACCGCCGACGATGCCGCCGGGCGGGTGAAGCAGATAGAGGTGACAGGTCTCTTCTTCCGGGTAAAACGGGCGCTGGACGGTCAGCGGGCCGACGTGTTGGGCGCTGGCGAGAACGGTCTTGCCGCCGGCCTGCTGAAAGCGCAGATCCAGCGTGGCCTGCCAGCCTTTTTTGAGTGGTGGTAACACGGTGCCGTGCAATGTTGCGCCCCTGCAAAATCAAGATAAAACAGCAGCAATGAGTATTGATCGGTGGGTGATTATCCCGGTCATATGAAACGCTTATGTCATCCGTAACCCGGTGCGTCGTGACGGGCGCGAGGGGAAAGCGGCATAACCGCTCCGAATTATTCACCCGGATTATCTTTGTCGTCAATATCCTGATCCGCTGCCTGGCCGCGGCGGAAAAGGCGGCGGATCGGGTTGCGCCGCGCCGCCAGCCGCCAGCGCAACTTTTGCCTTTCCATACCGCTAACGCATTGTTACAAAAGGGGGATGTGGCGATGATCGCCTTTGATGGCGAGGAGGCGTAAAAGAGCGGGTGAAAGGTGCGATTCGCGCAGGAGAGTCGCCCGGCTGGCGGAGCCGGGAGGGGAGATTACTTCTGCTCTGGCGTTTTTTTCTTCTTCACGCGGGTCCAGATTTTGCTCTCCTGGCGGCGCCACAGGCGCTGAATGTTGTCGTGATGGCGCAGCAGGATCAGGCAGGAGAGCATCGACACCGGAAAGGTGTACTGCGGTTTGAACCACCAGACGTAAAACGGGGCGATCAGCGCGCTGACGATAGCGCCCAGGGAAGAGTAGCCGCTGAGCAGGATGGTCAGCAGCCAGGTCCCGGCCATCACGCCGGTCAGATCGAGACCGATGGGGGCGATAGCGCCGAAGGCCGTGGCGACGCCTTTGCCACCGCGGAAATGAAAGAAGATGGGCCAGATATGG contains the following coding sequences:
- the tsaD gene encoding tRNA (adenosine(37)-N6)-threonylcarbamoyltransferase complex transferase subunit TsaD: MRVLGIETSCDETGIAIYDDQQGLLANQLYSQVKLHADYGGVVPELASRDHVRKTVPLIQAALKEAGLTAKDIDAVAYTAGPGLVGALLVGATVGRSLAFAWNVPAIPVHHMEGHLLAPMLEDNPPAFPFVALLVSGGHTQLISVTGIGQYELLGESIDDAAGEAFDKTAKLLGLDYPGGPMLSKMAAQGTEGRFVFPRPMTDRPGLDFSFSGLKTFAANTIRNNGDDEQTRADIARAFEDAVVDTLMIKCRRALEQTGFKRLVMAGGVSANRTLRAKLAEMMQKRGGEVFYARPEFCTDNGAMIAYAGMVRLQTGAKAELGVTVRPRWPLAELPAA
- a CDS encoding purine-cytosine permease family protein, with amino-acid sequence MSSLDLNPELPATTRTSGSRETLEDYTLRYAPLSFRRWGPGVVAVTALGGIAYLADFSIGASIGMAWGTSNAIYSILVAALVIFLTGIPLAITAARYNIDLDLITRSAGFGYFGSVITSIIFAGFTFIFFALEGSIMAQGLLVGLGIPLWMGYLIATLMVLPLVVYGMKALTRLQVWTTPLWLVLMVVPVAWLIVKDPQLVDGFLHFAGKNNASTVDITAIMLGAGVCLSLIMQIGEQIDYLRFMPPKTAENRKSWWLAVFSAGPGWVVLGAIKQIIGAFLGFYLLTRFPAVHNTEPVQQFVSVFDNLVPGWLALTLAVVLVVISQIKINVTNAYSGSLAWTSAWTRTTKRYPGRIIFVVVNLAIALALMEGDMFSALSWILGFYSNFAIAWVVVVATDITFNKGLLKLAPAQPEYRRGMIYNVNPVGVVSFGLAAGLSICAFFGLLGTTLAPFSPLIALVVAFVMTPLMGILTRGRYYIKQVDDGIAEPRYDAAGNASTTVYQCVSCEEEYERPDVMHSHKHQGAICSLCKSME
- the ureG gene encoding urease accessory protein UreG, with the protein product MNSYKHPLRVGVGGPVGSGKTALLEALCKAMRDTWQLAVVTNDIYTKEDQRILTEAGALAPERIVGVETGGCPHTAIREDASMNLAAVEALSEKFGNLDLIFVESGGDNLSATFSPELADLTIYVIDVAEGEKIPRKGGPGITKSDFLVINKTDLAPYVGASLEVMASDTQRMRGDRPWTFTNLKQGDGLSTIIAFLEDKGMLGK
- a CDS encoding urease accessory protein UreF, with the translated sequence MSTAEQRLRLMQLASSNLPVGGYSWSQGLEWAVEAGWVPDVAAFERWQRRQMTEGFFTVDLPLFVRLYRACEQGDIAAAQRWTAYLLACRETRELREEERNRGAAFARLLSDWQPDCPPAWRTLCQQSQLAGMAWLGVRWRIALPEMALSLGYSWIESAVMAGVKLVPFGQQAAQQLILRLCDHYAAQMPRALAAPDGDIGSATPLAAIASARHETQYSRLFRS
- the ureE gene encoding urease accessory protein UreE codes for the protein MLYLTQRLEIPSAATASVTLPIDVRVKSRVKVTLNDGREAGLLLPRGLLLRGGDVLSNEEGTEFVQVIAADEGVSVVRCDDPFMLAKACYHLGNRHVPLQIMPGELRYHHDHVLDDMLRQFGLTVTFGQLPFEPEAGAYASESHGHHHAHHDHHAHSH
- the ureC gene encoding urease subunit alpha gives rise to the protein MSNISRQAYADMFGPTVGDKVRLADTELWIEVEDDLTTYGEEVKFGGGKVIRDGMGQGQMLADDCVDLVLTNALIVDHWGIVKADIGVKDGRIFAIGKAGNPDIQPNVTIPIGAATEVIAAEGKIVTAGGIDTHIHWICPQQAEEALVSGVTTMVGGGTGPAAGTHATTCTPGPWYISRMLQAADSLPVNIGLLGKGNVSQPDALREQVAAGVIGLKIHEDWGATPAAIDCALTVADEMDIQVALHSDTLNESGFVEDTLAAIGGRTIHTFHTEGAGGGHAPDIITACAHPNILPSSTNPTLPYTLNTIDEHLDMLMVCHHLDPDIAEDVAFAESRIRRETIAAEDVLHDLGAFSLTSSDSQAMGRVGEVILRTWQVAHRMKVQRGALAEETGDNDNFRVKRYIAKYTINPALTHGIAHEVGSIEVGKLADLVVWSPAFFGVKPATVIKGGMIAIAPMGDINASIPTPQPVHYRPMFGALGSARHHCRLTFLSQAAAANGVAGRLNLRSAIAVVKGCRTVQKADMVHNSLQPNITVDAQTYEVRVDGELITSEPADVLPMAQRYFLF
- a CDS encoding urease subunit beta; amino-acid sequence: MIPGEYHVKPGQIALNTGRATCRVVVENHGDRPIQVGSHYHFAEVNPALKFDRQQATGYRLNIPAGTAVRFEPGQKREVELVAFAGHRAVFGFRGEVMGPLEANDE
- a CDS encoding urease subunit gamma, translating into MELTPREKDKLLLFTAALVAERRLARGLKLNYPESVALISAFIMEGARDGKSVASLMEEGRHVLTREQVMEGVPEMIPDIQVEATFPDGSKLVTVHNPII
- a CDS encoding urease accessory protein UreD, producing MHGTVLPPLKKGWQATLDLRFQQAGGKTVLASAQHVGPLTVQRPFYPEEETCHLYLLHPPGGIVGGDELTISAHLDPGCHTLITMPGASKFYRSSGAQALMRQQLTIAPQATLEWLPQDAIFFPGANARLSTTFHLCASSTLLAWDLLCLGRPVIGETFSHGTLSNRLEVWVDEIPLLVERLHLQEGELSSVAERPWVGTLLCYPATDTLLDGVRDALAPLGLYAGATLTDRLLTVRFLSDDNLICQQVMRDIWQFLRPHLTGKSPVLPRIWLT
- the plsY gene encoding glycerol-3-phosphate 1-O-acyltransferase PlsY encodes the protein MSAIAPGLVLLAYLCGSISSAILVCRLAGLPDPRDSGSGNPGATNVLRIGGKGAAVAVLIFDVLKGMLPVWGAWALGLTPFWLGLVAIAACVGHIWPIFFHFRGGKGVATAFGAIAPIGLDLTGVMAGTWLLTILLSGYSSLGAIVSALIAPFYVWWFKPQYTFPVSMLSCLILLRHHDNIQRLWRRQESKIWTRVKKKKTPEQK